CGTGCCACACCTCTCCGAAGGCCTGTGTGGCGCCAGCCGTCCCGGGCACTTCGAAGGCGTGGCCACGGTGGTCAGCAAGCTGTTCAACATGGTGCAGCCGGATCTCGCGGTCTTCGGCCAGAAGGACTACCAGCAACTGGCGGTGATCCGCGCCCTGGTGCATGACCTGAACATGCCGATCCAGATCATCGGCGAGCCTACCGTTCGGGCCGCCGACGGCCTTGCCCTGTCCTCGCGCAACGGTTACCTGAGCGAAGAACAACGCGCCATCGCCCCCGCTCTCTACCGCAATCTGAGCCAGATCGCCGAGGCCATCGGCCAGGGCGAACGGGATTACCCAAGGCTGCTGGATAAGCAGAAACAGGCGCTCGAAGCCGCCGGCCTGCGTCCGGACTATCTGGAAATCCGCCACGCCCTGACCCTGCGCCCGGCCACTGCGGACGACCGCGACCTGGTGATCCTGGCGGCCGCCTTCCTGGGGGCCACCCGCCTGATCGACAACCTGCACCTGAACCTCGACGCCTAGCGTCCAAAGGCTAATTGCCCGAAGCCCGGCCTTCGGGCAAACTGCCGCCGCCCGGGGCCTGCAGCCATGCTGCAGGCCTTGCGGCGCAACCATTTCCCAGCCGTGAAGCCCCGATCGTCGAGCCTGTGCGAGGCGCCGATATAAAAAAGTACCGGCCACAGGTCAGACAAAGCCAAGACAGATCTCCACGCCAGAGTTACTGTAACCACCCTGCGTGCTTAATCGTGTCAGCGCAGGGTTGGCCGAACGTTATCTTCGAGCAGGACGTTCCGGGCTTTTCAGTGTCCAACAGGCAGTTCAAGTAAAAGGAAAACCGCAGCGATGGCGTACTACCGCACTCCTCACGACGTTACCGCTCTGCCCGCCTGGCAAGCGTTGAATGACCACCGCCAAGCCATGCAGGACTTCAGCATGCGCGAGGCCTTCAATGCCGACCCGCAGCGCTTCCATCAATTCAGTCTCAGCGGCTGCGGGCTTTTTCTCGACTACTCGAAGAACCTGATCACCGCTGAAACCCGCAACCTGCTGGTGGGCCTGGCCAACGAAACCGGCCTGCAGGATGCGATCAAGGCGCTGTTCGCCGGGGAACTGGTCAACTCGTCCGAAGGCCGCCCGGCCCTGCATACCGCCCTGCGCCGCCCGGTGGGCGACAAGCTGTCGGTCAATGGCGTCAACGTGATGCCGGAAGTGCACAAGGTGCTGAACCAGATCACCGAGCTGGTCGGGCGTATCCACGACGGCCTGTGGCGCGGCTACACCGAGAAGCCGATCACCGACGTGGTGAACATCGGCATCGGTGGCTCCTTCCTCGGCCCGGAACTGGTGTCCGAGGCCCTGCTGTCCTACGCCCAGAAAGGCGTGCGCTGCCATTACCTGGCCAATATCGATGGCAGCGAATTCCACGAGCTGTCGTCGAAGATCCGCGCCGAAACCACGTTGTTCATCGTTTCCTCGAAGTCCTTCAACACCCTGGAAACCCTGAAGAACGCCCAGGCCGCACGTGCCTGGTACCTGGCCCAGGGCGGCTCCGAGGCCGAGCTGTATCGCCACTTCATCGCGGTGTCGAGCAACAATGCCGCCGCCGTGGCCTTCGGTATCCGCGAAGAGAACATCTTCCCGATGTGGGACTGGGTCGGCGGGCGCTACTCGCTGTGGTCGGCCATCGGCCTGCCGATCGCCCTGGCCATCGGCATGTCCAACTTCAAGGAACTGCTGTCCGGCGCCTACACCATGGACCAGCATTTCCAGACCGCGCCGTTCGAACAGAATATGCCGGTGCTGCTGGCGCTGCTGGGCGTGTGGTACGGCAACTTCTGGGGCGCGCAGAGCCACGCGATCCTGCCCTACGACCATTACCTGCGTAACATCACCAAGCACCTGCAGCAGTTGGACATGGAATCCAACGGCAAGAGCGTGCGCCAGGACGGCACGCCGGTTTCCACCGATACCGGCCCGGTGATCTGGGGCGGCGTGGGCTGCAACGGCCAGCACGCCTACCACCAGTTGCTGCACCAGGGCACCCAACTGATCCCGGCCGACTTCATCGTGCCGATCGTCAGCTTCAACCCGGTCGCCGACCATCATCAGTGGCTGTACGCCAACTGCCTGTCACAGAGCCAGGCGCTGATGCTCGGCAAGACCCGCGCCGAGGCCGAGGCCGAGCTGCGGGAAAAAGGCATGAGCGAAGCCGATGTGCAGAAACTGGCGCCCCATAAGGTGATTCCGGGCAACCGTCCGAGCAACACCCTGGTGGTGGAGCGCATCAGCCCGCGGCGCCTGGGCGCGCTGGTGGCGATGTACGAACACAAGGTATTCGTGCAGAGCGTGATCTGGGGCATCAACGCCTTCGACCAATGGGGCGTGGAACTGGGCAAGGAGCTGGGCAAAGGGGTCTACAACCGCCTGGTCGGCAGCGAGGAAACTCCGGCCGAAGATGCTTCGACCCAGGGCCTGATCAACTACTTCCGCGGTCGTCATCGCGGTTGATCGTGGCCTGAAACACCCCTTCGCGAGCCCGCTCGTCGCTACAGGATGCGCATTCCACCTGTAGCAACGAGCGGGCTCGCGTCGGTCTCCCTCCCCTTGAACCCCTCCCTCGCATGGCGCATCTTTATTACTTGTCGCGAAAACAAGAATAAGGAACCGTCATGTTCGATATCAGCACGTTCCCCAAAGCCGATGCCGTCCGCCGGGCAGCGCAATTGAGTCAGGACGACTACCAGCGGCTGTACCGCGAATCGATCGAGCACCCCAGCACCTTCTGGGCCGAACAGGCCACGCGCTTTCTCGACTGGAGCGCCCCCTGGCAGACCGTGCAGCGCTACGACCTGAAAACCGGTGCCGCCACCTGGTTCGCGGGTGGCCAGTTGAACGTCAGCTACAACTGCATCGACCGTCATCTGGAAAAGCGCGGCGATCAGGCGGCGATCATCTGGGAAGGCGACGAGCCCGCCGAGTCCCAGGTCATCACCTACAAGAAGCTCCACCACTACGTCTGCCGCCTGGCCAACGTCCTGAAAAGCCGCGGCGTGAAGAAAGGCGACCGGGTCTGCATCTATATGCCGATGATCCCCGAGGCGGCCTACGCCATGCTGGCCTGCACGCGGATCGGCGCGGTGCATTCGGTGGTCTTTGGCGGCTTCTCGCCGGACGCGTTGCGGGATCGCATTCTCGACGCCGACTGCCGGACGGTGATCACCGCCGACGAAGGAGTGCGCGGCGGCAAGTTCATCCCCCTGAAAAACAACGTCGACAAGGCCCTGCAGCATTGCCCGGATGTCAGCACGGTGGTGGTGGTCGAACGCACCCAGAACCCGGTGAACTGGGTCGAGGGCCGCGACCTCTGGTACCACCAGGCGATCCGCGGGGTCGAAGACGACTGCCCGCCGCAGCCGATGGACGCCGAAGACCCGCTGTTCATCCTCTATACCTCCGGCAGTACCGGCAAGCCCAAGGGCGTGCTGCACACCACCGGCGGCTACCTGCTGCAAGCGGCGATGACCTTCAAGTACGTGCTGGACTACCGCGAAGGCGAAGTCTTCTGGTGTACCGCGGATGTCGGCTGGGTCACCGGCCACAGCTACATCGTCTACGGCCCGTTGGCCAATGGCGCGACCACCCTGGTCTTCGAGGGCGTGCCCAGCTACCCGAGCAGCTCGCGCTTCTGGGAGGTCATCGACAAGCACCGGGTGAATATCTTCTACACCGCCCCCACCGCCTTGCGCGCGCTGATGCGCGAGGGGCCCGAGCCGTTGCAGCGGACCTCGCGCAGCAGCCTGCGCCTGCTGGGGAGCGTCGGCGAGCCGATCAACCCGGAAGCCTGGGAATGGTATTTCAATGCCGTGGGCGAACAACGCTGCCCGATCGTCGATACCTGGTGGCAGACCGAGACCGGCGGCATCATGCTCAGCCCCCTGGTCAGCGCCAGCCGGATCAAGCCGGGCTGCGCCACCCGCCCGATGTTCGGCGTGCAACCGGTGCTGCTGGATGAACACGGCAAGGAAATCAGCGGCGCCGGCAGCGGTGTCCTGGCGATCAAGGCCAGCTGGCCCGCGCAGATCCGCAGCGTCTATGGCGATCCGCAGCGCATGGTCGACACCTACTTCAAACCCTACCCGGGTTATTACTTCACCGGCGACGGCGCGCGTCGCGACGAAGACGGCGATTACTGGATCACCGGGCGCATCGACGACGTGATCAACGTCTCCGGGCACCGCATCGGCACCGCCGAAGTCGAGAGCGCCCTGGTCCTGCACGACAGCATCGCCGAGGCCGCCGTGGTCGGTTACCCCCACGACCTCAAGGGCCAGGGCATTTATGCCTTTGTCACCCCGATGAATGGCGTCGAACCCAGCGACGAATTGAAGAAGGAGCTGTTGAGCCTGGTCAGTCGCGAGATCGGCAGTTTCGCCAAGCCGGAGCTGATCCAGTGGGCACCGGCCTTGCCGAAAACCCGCTCGGGCAAGATCATGCGGCGTATCCTGCGCAAGATCGCCTGCAACGAACTCGACAGCCTGGGCGATACCTCGACCCTGGCCGACCCGAGCGTGGTCGAGGGATTGATCGACAAGCGTCTGAACCTCTGAGCGGGGTTCAGCCTCCCAACCAAGGAACAGCCAAGCGGTATGGAATTCATTCGCAGTCATATCGAAGCCCAGGTCCTGAGCCTGGGCGGGCTGGCACTGGGCCAGCTCGATCTGGACAACCCCAGGGGCGACCCCGGCCTGTTCGGCCCGCAGGCCATCTGTTGGCAGGTACACGGCGACTTCAGCAGCATGATGATCGGCGGCATCGCCGCCCTGTTGATGCAGGCCCTGCATCCGCTGGCCCTGGCCGGGGTCTGGGATCACTCGAACTTCCGCCAGGACATGATCGGCCGCCTGCGCCGCACCGCGCAGTTCATTTCCGGCACCACCTTCGGCTCGCGGCAGGATGCCGAGTGGCTGATCGACAAGGTGCGCACCATTCACCTACAGATCGTCGGCCACGCACCCGACGGTCGCCCCTATGCCGCCAGCGATCCACACCTGCTGACCTGGGTGCACGTGGCCGAAGTCAGCAGTTTCATGGCGGCGCATCTGCGCTACTGCAACCCCCGGTTGTCTGCCGCGGATCAGGACCGCTACTACGAGGAAGTCGCGTTGATCGCCGAGCGCCTCGGAGCCACCGAGGTGCCGCGTTCGCGCCAGGCGGTGGCGCACTATCTGGCCGGGATGCGCCCGCAACTGCTGTGCGACGAGCGCAGCCATGAAGTGCTGCGCCTGTTGCAGGCGGCACCGGCGCCCAGCCGCCTGGCCAAGCCGTTCGGTTCGCTGATGATGCAGGCCGGCATCGACCTGCTGCCCGACTGGGCCAGCGCCCTGTTCGGCATCGACCAGGGGCCGCTGCAACGCCAACTGATCCGTGCCAGCGTCAACCGCAGCGCGCCGATGCTGCGCTGGGCAGTGCGCAACGGCTCGATCCATCGCGCGCGCCGGCGCATGGGCCTGTAATACCCGACCGTTCGAACAGAATGCGACCCACCGGTTCGCGATTGGCCGCCTCGCGACGTTCTATGCAACCATGATTTTCTCCGTTCGCGGGCATCGCTCCCCTGGCGGTCGCCGGATGCCCAGGCCACACAACAATGAGGATTCACGCCATGCAAGACGTCGTAATCGTTGCCGCCACCCGCACCGCGGTCGGCAGTTTCCAGGGTTCGCTGGCGAACATCCCCGCGGTCGATCTGGGTGCCGCGGTGATCCGCCAACTATTGGCCCAGACCGGCCTCGACGGCGCCCAGGTCGATGAAGTGATCATGGGCCAGGTGCTCACCGCCGGCGCCGGGCAGAACCCCGCCCGCCAGGCCGCGATCAAGGCCGGCCTGCCCCACGCCGTGCCCGCGCTGACCCTGAACAAGGTCTGCGGCTCCGGCCTCAAGGCTCTGCACCTGGGCGCCCAGGCCATCCGTTGCGGCGACGCCGAGGTGATCATCGCCGGCGGCCAGGAGAACATGAGCCTGGCCAACTATGTAGTGCCCGGCGCCCGCACCGGCCTGCGCATGGGCCACAGCCAGATCGTCGATACCATGATCAGCGACGGCCTGTGGGATGCCTTCAACGACTACCACATGGGCATCACCGCCGAGAACCTGGTGGACAAGTACGGCATCAGCCGCGAAGCCCAGGACGCCTTCGCCGCCGCTTCGCAGCAGAAAGCCGTGGCCGCCATCGAGGGCGGGCGCTTCGTCGACGAGATCACCCCGATCCTGATTCCCCAGCGCAAGGGTGACCCCGTGGCCTTCGCCACCGACGAGCAGCCGCGCGCCGGCACCACCGCCGAAGCCCTGGGCAAGCTCAAGCCGGCATTCAAGAAAGACGGCACGGTCACCGCCGGCAACGCCTCGTCGCTGAACGACGGCGCCGCCGCGGTGATCCTGATGAGCGCCGCCAAGGCCAAGGCCCTGGGCCTGCCGGTGCTGGCGACAATCGCCGCCTACGCCAACGCCGGGGTCGATCCGGCGATCATGGGCATCGGTCCGGTGTCCGCCACCCGCCGCTGCCTGGACAAGGCCGGCTGGTCCCTGGACCAACTGGACCTGATCGAAGCCAACGAAGCCTTCGCCGCCCAGGCGCTGTCGGTGGGCCAGGAGTTGGGCTGGGATACGAGCAAGGTCAACGTCAACGGCGGCGCCATCGCCCTTGGCCACCCGATCGGCGCCTCGGGCTGCCGGGTGCTGGTGACCCTGCTGCACGAAATGCTCAAGCGCGACGCCAAGAAAGGCCTCGCCACCCTGTGCATCGGCGGCGGCCAGGGCGTGGCGCTGGCCATCGAGCGCTAACCCCACGCTGTTTTTGTAGGAGCGAGGCTTGCCCGCGATAGGTCATCAACGATAACGCGCAGTGCCTGATGCTCTGCGGTGTGACGACGTTTGTTTCGCGGGCAAGCCTCGCTCCTACAGAAGCCCTCCGCGTTCCCCGACCAGCCACGCCTACCAGGGCCAAACGAAGCTGGTAAACTGCGCCGCCCACTCATTCGCAAGGCGCCCGCATGTCTTCCTTGAACCAGGCGCTGCGCGCCGCTCTCGATCAGCGCCAGGACCTGCTCGCCGAACTGCACCAGCAAGGCACCGACTGCTATCGGCTGTTCCATGGCAGCCAGGAAGGCGCCGGGGGCCTGACCATCGACCGTTACGGCCCACAGTTGCTGGTCCAGAGCTTTCACCAGAGCCTGGAACGCGACGCCCTGCTGCACCTGCACGAAACCATCGACGAACACCTCGGCCTGGGCACCCTGCTGGTCTACAACGACCGCTCCCAGGGCAATTCGCGCATCGACCGCAGCGACCCGGTCTATCGCGCCGAAGAAGAGGCATTGCAAGACCTGGTCGGCCACGAATGGGGCCTGAACTATCGGGTACGCGGACGCCATGCCGGCCAGGACCCGTTGCTGTTCCTCGATCTGCGCAACGCCCGCGGCTGGGTCAAGGCCCACAGCGCCGGCAAGAGCGTGCTGAACCTGTTCGCCTACACCTGCGGCGTCGGCCTGAGCGCCGCGGCCGGAGGGGCCCGTGAGGTGTGCAACCTGGACTTCGCCGAAGGCAACCTGGCCGTCGGCCGCGAAAACGGCCTGCTCAACCCGCACTTGCCGACCATGCAGTTCGTGCAGTCGGACTACTTCCCGGCGATCCGCCAACTGGCCGGCTTGCCCATCACTCAGCGTCGCGGACAGAAGTTGCCCGGCTACCCGCGCCTGGAGCAGCGCCAATACGACCTGGTGCTGCTCGACCCTCCCGCCTGGGCCAAAAGCGCGTTCGGCACGGTGGACCTGCTGCGCGACTATCAAAGCCTGCTTAAGCCGGCCCTGCTGGCGACCGCCAAGGATGGCGTGCTGATCTGCTGCAACAATCTGGCAAAGGTGGCGATGGACGACTGGCGCGAGCAAGTGCTGCGTTGCGCCGAGAAAGCCGGACGGCCAGTACGTGAATGGCAGGTCCTGACGCCGGGCCGCGATTTCCCGTCCATGGACCGGCAGCCGCCGCTCAAGACCCTGATATTGCAGCTCTGATCCCGGGCGGGGAATCTGAACAATCCTGTTTGCGACAGCCATGGGATTGCTTCGGAACCGGAAACGCGTGCCATACTCCAACGCACTTCCGATTCAGACAGATGAAGCTTCGCATGACCAAAGGATTGATTCGCGCTCTCGGCGCCTTGTTGACCGCTCTCGCCCTTTACAGTCTTCTGGGCTTTCTGATTTTGCCGGGCATCGCCTTGCGGGTGGCCAATCAGCAACTGGCCAACTACGCGACGGTGCCGGCCAAGATCCAGCGCATCGAACTCAATCCGTTCAGTCTCGAACTGACACTCTGGGGCCTGAACATCGGCGAACCGGGCAAGGAACAGGTCGCCTTCGAGCGCCTGTACGCCAATCTGCAACTGGACAGCCTGTGGACCCGCGCGCTGCACCTGGCCGATGTCGAGCTGGACAAACCCAAGACCGAGATCCTGTTCGCCAAGGACGGCAAGCTCAACCTGCTGGGCCTGTTCAATATCCCGGCCAGCGAACCGACTCCCGACGATCCCGAGGCCAAGCCGTTCCCGCTGCGCATCGAGCGCATCAAGCTGGCAGGCGGCTATGTGCACTTCGAGGATGCGCGCCCCAGCGAGCCCATCGAGTTCCTGTACGACAAACTCGATTTCGAACTGAAAAACCTCAGCACCCTGCCCGACGACAACGCCGACATGACCCTGGTCGCAGCGGGGCCCGAAGGCGGGCAGATCGACTGGAGCGGCAATTTCAGCCTGACGCCGATCGCTTCCGAAGGCACCCTGAAAGTCACTGACGGCAAGATGAAACTCTGGTGGCCTTATGTACGCGATGCTGTGCCCCTGGTCCTCGAAGACGGCGTGCTGAACCTCAATACCCACTACAAGTTGAACCTGGCCAAGGAAACCGAACTGCTGCTCAGCGACACCTCGGTGAGCGTCGCCCCCTTCGCCATCAAGGCCCCCGATGGCCGGCCTCTGGCCCGCCTGGAACGCCTGGACGTCAGCGAAACCACGGTCGACCTGGCCAAGCAGCAAGTGGTGGTCGGCAAGATCCGCAGCCAGAAACTGGAAACCTGGGCCGCCCTCGAGGCCGATGGCCAGCTGGACTGGCAGAAACTGTTCGCCAGCCAACCGGCCAAACCCGCCGCGAAACCGGCGCCGGCCGCCGCCGATACGCCACCGCCGCCCGCCCCGGCACCGAGCAAGCCGTGGCAAGTGCTGCTCAAGGACGTGCAACTGCGCAACTACCAGGTGCACCTGGCGGACCGCAAGGCCAAGCCAGCCGTGGCCCTGGAAGTCGGGCCGCTGAACCTAGACGTGCAGAACTTCGACAGCCTCAATCAGTCGCCCTTCAACCTCAAGCTCGACACCGGCCTGGGCAAGCAGGGCAAGGTCCTCGCCAACGGCGTGGTCAACCTGCAACCTATCACCGCCAAGCTCGCAGTGCAGACCAGGGACATCGACCTGCGGGTCGCGCAGTCCTATATCAGCCCGTTCATTCGCCTGGAGCTGCGCAGCGGGATGCTCGGCAGCGATCTGGCGGTGGACCTGAAAAATGTCGATCCCCTGACGTTCAGCGTTACCGGCCGGGCCCAGGTGGACCAGTTGCATACCCTGGACACCCTGAAGACCCGCGACTTCGTGAAATGGCAGCAACTGGTGCTCGAAGGCTTGAACTACCAGCACGGCAACAGCCTGACGATCAACAAGGTCAACCTGCTGCAACCCTATGCGCGCTTCATGATCAACGATGACCGCACCACCAACATCGATGACCTGCTGATCCCGCAGCCCGCCGACAACAGCCCGAAGGCCGCCGCCAAGCCGGCCGCCAGCCAGGAGAAGCCCCTGGCGATCCATGTCGGCCAGATCGCCATCAACGACGGCTCGGCCAACTTCGCCGACTTCAGCCTGACCCCCAACTTCGCCACCGCCATCCAGCAGCTCAACGGCCAGATCGGCACCATCGACAGCCGCGAGGCAAAACCGGCCAGCGTGGATATCAAGGGCAAGGTCGACCGTTATGCGCCGGTCACCATCAAGGGCAGCGTGAACCCGTTCGATCCGATGGCCGCGCTGGACATCGCCACCAGCTTCAAGCGCGTCGAGCTGACCACCCTGACGCCCTATTCGGGCAAGTTCGCCGGTTATCGCATCCGCAAGGGCCGGCTCAACCTCGACCTGCACTATGTCATCACCAAGGGCCAGCTCAAGGCCGAGAACAAGGTGGTGGTCGAGCAACTGGAACTGGGGGAAAAAGTCGACAGCCCGGATGCCGTGAGCCTGCCGCTGAAACTGGCGGTCGCGTTGCTCAAGGACGTCGACGGCAAGATTTCCATCGAGCTGCCGGTGACCGGCGACCTCAACAATCCGCAGTTCAGCGTCATGCCGATCGTCTGGCAGACCCTGCGCAACCTGATCGTGAAGGCCGCCGCGGCGCCCTTCAAACTGATCGGCGGGCTGATCGCCGGCGGCGGCTCGGAAGACCTGGGCAGCGTCTCGTTCGCCCCGGGCTCCAGCGAGTTGAACCAGGATGCGCAAGCGGCGCTGGTCAAACTGTCCAATGCGCTCAAGGAACGTCCGGCGCTGCGCCTGGAAATCGAAGGCACCGCCGCCCAGAGCAGCGATGGCCCGCTGATCGCCGAACAACGGTTGGAGCGCGAATACCAATACAACTACTACAAGATGCTCCAGCGCCGTGGCGAGAAAGTGCCGGCCCAGGCATCGCTGCTCAAGGTGCCGGACGGCGAGAAGGCCCCGTTGCTCGAAGGCATTTATCGCACCCGCCTCAAGGCCCAGCCTCCGGCCGAATGGAAGGACCTGGGCAAGGAAGAGCGCACCGCGAAAATGCGCGAAGGCGTGATCAAGTTCTGGAGCGGCAGCGACGTCCTGCTGCGCCAGCTGGGCCAGGAACGGGCCAGCAGCATCAAGGACTTCCTGGTGGACAAGGGCCAGCTAGCCGATGACCGGGTGTACTTCATCGACGCCAACCTGGGGCAGGCCGAAAGCGATGGCCGGGTCGTCACGCCCATGCACCTGGACGCCGAATAAGCGCTCCGTCCGGCCCGGAAACGGGCCGGCATTCGGTCCCCACAACGAAACAGGCCCCGACACACTGTGCCGGGGCCTGTTTCGTTGTTGAAAGTGGCCACATCCCTATGGCCGTTCGCATGAACCTTCAAGGCGCGGCAGGCTCGTCTACCGCGCCTTCTCCCTGTCCAGGCAAGAAGCTTGAGGCTTACTCGGCTTTCAGACCGTCAGCCGATACTGCTTTCACGCCTTTGATTTTCTTGGCGATGTTGACCGCGGTTTGTTTCTGCGACTCGGTCACGGCAGTGGTGGAAGACAGGGAAACCACACCCTTGTTGGTTTCAACCTTGATATCGGTCCCTGGAATGCCTTTTTCAGTGACGAGATCCGCTTTGACTTTGGTGGTGATCCAGGTGTCGGAAGTGGCTTCCTTGGCCTTGGTCACTTCACCCGCCGCGAGCACCATTGGCGCCTGAGTAGCTTGAGTGGTCTGGGCAAATGCAACGTTAGCCATGGTCAGGGTCAGAGCGGTAGCAGTTGCAGCAGCGATAGCGAACTTCTTCATACGAGTAACTCCTGTTCTTCTGGAAGACCTGCGCCATGTCCTGGCAGCAGGGTTACTAGGTAGATTGCAGGCGTTATGCCAAGTTCCGAGAATCAATAAACCCCTTTAATATCAACAAGATACAAAAATCGCGAATTTCCACGATCATGCAAAATGCATGACCGGTGAATAATTTTGCATGCAAGTTGCATTCACCCATGCCCCTAACCTGCTGAATTCCCGGCCTTTTCCCGAACAGCCGGAACGCCTGGCGACCTCAGCTGCCACTGGCGGTACAGCCTTTGGGCGAGTAATCCGCGGGAACCGTGGTGCTGCATACCCAGCCGTCGGCCGTGGTGCGGGTCAGGGTGAGCGTCTTGTTCAGCACCGGGGCCGGCGCGTTGAGGATGGTGCAACCGATCGTCCCGGCACCGGTGGCCGCCGAGCCTGCGGCAGTCAGGGTGCAGTTCGACGTCGCCGCCTTGCCGCCGACCAGCTCCAGGGTCGGGTCGCTGCCCTGGTTGAGCACGTCCTCGAAATTGACCTTCAGCGCCGAGGCCTCGGCCAGCGCCGCGGTGACCTTGGCCCGCGCCTGGTATTTGGAATACAGCGGCATGGCAAAGGTGGCCAGGATGCCAATGATCGCCACGACGACCAGCAATTCGATCAGGGTGAAACCTTTCTGATACTTCATCTATCTGCTCCAGGCAGTGGATATTCGAGGGGAGTCGACGCTCACCACACAGCCATAGCACGGCCTGTGCCAGCCCCCGCGGCCCAGGCCGCACGGGGCTCGAGCGACCTTGGGCCATCGCGGGTGAGCGCCAGGAGTCGCACTATCTGACACTTTTTGTCAGCCAAGTGCCCCAGGCCAGCCGTCATCGCGGGCTACGCTGTCAAGCGACACCCGACGCCACAACGACCCAGGACAAGGAACGTATCGGGCTATTCAAACTCTATGGACCGGCCACCGCGCCCCGCGCGGTGGCCCATTGGGCATCACCCAGGGCATTGCCGTCCTGGGGCCTCCACCACTACCCGGGGCTGAACAGCATGGCGGTCAAGGCAGCAAAGGTCAGGGTCTACCTGTGGGAAGGCACCGACAGGCAAGGCCGCAAACTGCGCGGCGAATTGAGCGGCCATACGCCCTCGCTGGTCAGGGCGCAGCTGCGCAAGCAGGGCATCAGCCCGGGCAGGGTCCGCAAGAAAGCCCCTTCCCTGTTCCAGCGCACGCCCCCCGTAAAGGCACGCGACATCAGCCTGTTCACCCGCCAACTGGCGACCCTGGTCAAGGCAGGCGTACCGCTGCTGCAAGCCTTCGACATCATTGCCGAGGGCTTCGACAACCCGAACATGCGCAAGCTGATGGAAGAGCTGAAACAGGACATCGCCGCCGGCAGCAGCTTCACCAGCGCCCTGCGCAAGCGCCCGCGGTATTTCGACGAGCTGTATTGCAGCCTGGTGGATGCGGGGGAGCAGGCCGGCGCCCTGGAAACCCTGCTGGAGCGGGTAGCGACCTACAAGGAAAAAAGCGAAAACCTCAAGACCCGGATCCGCAAGGCCATGACCTATCCGCTGGCGGTGATCGGCGTGGCGCTGGTGGTCACCGGCATCCTGCTGGTCAAGGTGGTGCCGCAATTCCAGGCGATGTTCTCGGGCTTCGGCGCGCAGTTGC
This portion of the Pseudomonas sp. MRSN 12121 genome encodes:
- a CDS encoding oxygenase MpaB family protein codes for the protein MEFIRSHIEAQVLSLGGLALGQLDLDNPRGDPGLFGPQAICWQVHGDFSSMMIGGIAALLMQALHPLALAGVWDHSNFRQDMIGRLRRTAQFISGTTFGSRQDAEWLIDKVRTIHLQIVGHAPDGRPYAASDPHLLTWVHVAEVSSFMAAHLRYCNPRLSAADQDRYYEEVALIAERLGATEVPRSRQAVAHYLAGMRPQLLCDERSHEVLRLLQAAPAPSRLAKPFGSLMMQAGIDLLPDWASALFGIDQGPLQRQLIRASVNRSAPMLRWAVRNGSIHRARRRMGL
- the acs gene encoding acetate--CoA ligase; translated protein: MFDISTFPKADAVRRAAQLSQDDYQRLYRESIEHPSTFWAEQATRFLDWSAPWQTVQRYDLKTGAATWFAGGQLNVSYNCIDRHLEKRGDQAAIIWEGDEPAESQVITYKKLHHYVCRLANVLKSRGVKKGDRVCIYMPMIPEAAYAMLACTRIGAVHSVVFGGFSPDALRDRILDADCRTVITADEGVRGGKFIPLKNNVDKALQHCPDVSTVVVVERTQNPVNWVEGRDLWYHQAIRGVEDDCPPQPMDAEDPLFILYTSGSTGKPKGVLHTTGGYLLQAAMTFKYVLDYREGEVFWCTADVGWVTGHSYIVYGPLANGATTLVFEGVPSYPSSSRFWEVIDKHRVNIFYTAPTALRALMREGPEPLQRTSRSSLRLLGSVGEPINPEAWEWYFNAVGEQRCPIVDTWWQTETGGIMLSPLVSASRIKPGCATRPMFGVQPVLLDEHGKEISGAGSGVLAIKASWPAQIRSVYGDPQRMVDTYFKPYPGYYFTGDGARRDEDGDYWITGRIDDVINVSGHRIGTAEVESALVLHDSIAEAAVVGYPHDLKGQGIYAFVTPMNGVEPSDELKKELLSLVSREIGSFAKPELIQWAPALPKTRSGKIMRRILRKIACNELDSLGDTSTLADPSVVEGLIDKRLNL
- the panC gene encoding pantoate--beta-alanine ligase, encoding MNTVKTVRELRAAVARARSEGKRIGFVPTMGNLHSGHAALVTKAAQRVDFVVASIFVNPLQFGAGEDLDKYPRTLAADQEKLLQAGCHLLFAPTVDEMYPDGMDGQTRVSVPHLSEGLCGASRPGHFEGVATVVSKLFNMVQPDLAVFGQKDYQQLAVIRALVHDLNMPIQIIGEPTVRAADGLALSSRNGYLSEEQRAIAPALYRNLSQIAEAIGQGERDYPRLLDKQKQALEAAGLRPDYLEIRHALTLRPATADDRDLVILAAAFLGATRLIDNLHLNLDA
- a CDS encoding acetyl-CoA C-acetyltransferase encodes the protein MQDVVIVAATRTAVGSFQGSLANIPAVDLGAAVIRQLLAQTGLDGAQVDEVIMGQVLTAGAGQNPARQAAIKAGLPHAVPALTLNKVCGSGLKALHLGAQAIRCGDAEVIIAGGQENMSLANYVVPGARTGLRMGHSQIVDTMISDGLWDAFNDYHMGITAENLVDKYGISREAQDAFAAASQQKAVAAIEGGRFVDEITPILIPQRKGDPVAFATDEQPRAGTTAEALGKLKPAFKKDGTVTAGNASSLNDGAAAVILMSAAKAKALGLPVLATIAAYANAGVDPAIMGIGPVSATRRCLDKAGWSLDQLDLIEANEAFAAQALSVGQELGWDTSKVNVNGGAIALGHPIGASGCRVLVTLLHEMLKRDAKKGLATLCIGGGQGVALAIER
- the pgi gene encoding glucose-6-phosphate isomerase, which translates into the protein MAYYRTPHDVTALPAWQALNDHRQAMQDFSMREAFNADPQRFHQFSLSGCGLFLDYSKNLITAETRNLLVGLANETGLQDAIKALFAGELVNSSEGRPALHTALRRPVGDKLSVNGVNVMPEVHKVLNQITELVGRIHDGLWRGYTEKPITDVVNIGIGGSFLGPELVSEALLSYAQKGVRCHYLANIDGSEFHELSSKIRAETTLFIVSSKSFNTLETLKNAQAARAWYLAQGGSEAELYRHFIAVSSNNAAAVAFGIREENIFPMWDWVGGRYSLWSAIGLPIALAIGMSNFKELLSGAYTMDQHFQTAPFEQNMPVLLALLGVWYGNFWGAQSHAILPYDHYLRNITKHLQQLDMESNGKSVRQDGTPVSTDTGPVIWGGVGCNGQHAYHQLLHQGTQLIPADFIVPIVSFNPVADHHQWLYANCLSQSQALMLGKTRAEAEAELREKGMSEADVQKLAPHKVIPGNRPSNTLVVERISPRRLGALVAMYEHKVFVQSVIWGINAFDQWGVELGKELGKGVYNRLVGSEETPAEDASTQGLINYFRGRHRG